The Candidatus Sericytochromatia bacterium nucleotide sequence AAAAAGGCGATCCTCACCGGCGCAGGACCTCCGGGCGCAGGCGGTACCAGCGATAGAGGGTTGCCAGCCAGGCCCCGCCGCGCTCCCGACAGCGCAGCCAGGGCCAGAAGCCCAGCTCGCCGCGGGGGCGTGTCCGCAGCAGCTGCCAGGCGAATCGCGCTTGCGCGAGCAGCGTGTGGCCCGTTTCGCCCTGATCGAAATGGCTCCGTTCGAAGACGCCGAAATTTTCGAGGTGAAAGATCGTCTGGAACCAGTGACGCTCCGCGGGCGTGGCCGCAAACACCATGCGGGCGTGGTGGCGCGTGGTTTCGGCGTACAACCAGTCCGGGGCGTAGATCTGGCGTTGCAGGTCCTCGTCCAGCCGGTTGAAACGGCTCACGAGCTGCGCTTGCAGGGGGGCTACCCGTTGCTGGTACAGTGCGGCCTCCTCGAAGGGGCTGCGCCGCACCAGGCCACGACCGTCCTCGCCCCGCGCGTAGCCGCTGGCTGCACCGTGATCGGCGCCGAGCGCCACCTCGAAGAGGGCACGATTCTCATTGAACACGGCCGCTTGGGGCGCGCTCCCCTGGTTCAGATCGAACAGCAAGCCGTGCTTCTCGTTGCCCGGGCCGGCCGCGCCCGGGGCCACCAGGCCGAGGTAGTAGCCCGTGACCTGGCGGAAACCCAGCTCGGGTGCCTGGGCCAGGAAGCGGCTCAGATGATCCTGGATCGTGCCCTTCCAGCCGACGTCCACCAGCACCAGCCGCTCGTCGGCTTGCTGCCGGGCAAAGCCGGCCAGGTAGGCGCTCAGGCCGGCCTGGCTGGCTGCCCGGGCCCGGGCATAGGCCGCCTGGAAGGCCGGCAGCGCCCGCAGGCGCGCCCAGGCCTCGCTGCTGGGGAAATCCGCCTCGCGCCGCGTCCAGTCCAGGCCTGGCGGGTCGCCCCAGTCGGGCCATTCCGCCTCCAGCCCCAGGCTCTGCAGAAATTCCAGCGGGGAGATGCGGCGATACTGGCGGAACAGGGTCTCGAAGGTCTCGTGTTCGAGCGGCCCGAGCGAGGGCAGGAAGGTGGCGCGCCGCGAGGCCTCCAGGTAGTGGCTGCGGATCGCGAAGGGCGCCTGCGGGTAACGGCGGGCCTGATAGGCGTCGAACAGGCGCTTGAGCAGCTGCCCCTCGCGTGCCAGAAAGAAGACGTCCCGCACGCCGTCGCGCAGCAAGCGGTCCGCGAGCGCCTCGGTGAAGCAGAACAGCGACAGGGCCAGTTCCGGGAAGACCGAGCCCTCGGTCGGGGCCAGCGCCTCGGCGATCAGGGCGGCACCGGCGCGCGGGGCCCGCGCGGCCCGGGACCAGGCGGCGTAGTCGGCCTGGCGCGCGCGCCGATCCAGATGCACGGCCTGCAGGCCGTGGGCGCGGGCGTTCTCGAAATCGGCCTCGGCGTTGTCGCCCACCATCACCAGCTGCGCCGGGGGGGCTTGCAAGGCCGCGATCACCCCCGGCCACTGGCGTCCGCTGCGCTTGGTCAAGCCGGTATCGGCGGAGACGATGACGTGGTGGAAATGCCGCTCGAGGTCGTGGAAGCCCAGCAGCTGCCGCAGCCAGGGGGCCGGCATGTAAAAGTCGCTGACCAGGCAGCAGGGCAGCCCTTCCTGGCGGGCCTGCTGCAGCAGCGCCAGGCCTTCCGGGTCGGGGATGGTCAGGGCGCACTCCGTCGTCACTTCCAGCGCCTCGCCCCAGGCCAGAAACTGCGCCTGCGACACGCCGGCCCCCGGCGGCAGGGCCTCCCAGAGCGCCCGCAGCGCCTCCGGCAGGCTGAACTCCAAGTCGAGCCCGCGTGCCTGGTTGGCCTCGCACAGCCGGCGCTCCAGCGCGGCGCGCCGGGCATAGAGGGCCCCCCCATCGAGGCCCAGCGGCAGGATCCGGCTCAACCGCTCGCACACGAGCCGCTTCACGTCCTCCGGATGGACCCGGCGCGCCAGCAGCGTGTCGAACAGGTCCAGGCAGAGCCACTCCGGGCGCGCCTCGGGCAGCTGGGTCGCCAGGGGCTGCCCTGCTGGCTGGTCGGCCGACCGGTTCACGCGTGCCCCCCCGGGGAAGGCCCCAGGCGCCGCGCAGCCAGGGCCGCGTCGCGCTCCTGGATCAGGGCCTCCAGCTGCTGCATGATGGCCCAGCGTTCCTCCAGCAGGCGTGCCTGGCTGGCGATCGCCCCGTCGCGGTCCTGGATCATGGCCTCCATCCGCTGCATGACCCCCCAGCGCTCCTCCAGCAGGCGCGCCTGGGAGGCGATCGCCGCGTCGCGGTCCTGGATCATGGCCTCCATCCGCTGCATGATCCCCCAGCGCGCCTCCAGCTGGTGTGCCTGATCCTGCACCTGCCGGCCCAGCAGGGCGGCCTCGGCCTGATGCCGGTAGTATTCGAGCCAGTCGGCAGCGCCGGTTTGGATGAAGTCGCGCAGCCGGCGATCGCCCTTGGGGAACAGCAGCCCGAGCCCGTAGCTGTGCTGTAGAAATTCCAGATGCGGATGCTGCGCGCGCAGCTCGGCCCAGTAGCGGGCCGAGCCGTAGCCGCAGTCGGGCGCCACGTCGTGGAACAGGATCACCCCGTCCGGCGCGAGGGCGTCGCGCCAGGCCTCGTCATCCGCCCGCGTGGCCGCGTAGTCGTGGCACCCATCCAGATGCAGCAGGTCCACACTGCCGGGCGGCACGCCGGCCCGAGCCGCGGCGAAGCTTTCGCGGCGTAGCTGCAGCGACAGGTCGGCAAAGTGAGCCTGGCGGGTGCGTTCGACCAGCGCGAAAACGGACGCGTCGTAGGGGCCCGTGTGGGCATCGCCAGCCCAGGTGTCGACGGCCGTGATCGCCAGGTCGAGGCGGTGGTCCTTGGCGGCCTGGGCGAAGGTGAACAGCGAGCAGCCGTAATGGCTGCCCAGTTCCACCAGCGTGCGCGGGCGCATCCAGACGACCCAGTCGTACACGAAGGCGCGATGGCCGGCCCAGGGCGAGACGGCCAGCATGGGGTTGAGCTGGTCGGCCTCGAAGCAGGCGGCGTGGCAGCGCCAGGGACGTTCGCTCATGCGGGGTACTCCGCCTCGGTCAGGGCTTCCAAGGGCACGTTGAACAGGCCGTGAACCGGCACGCCCGGGTCATTCTCCAGCACGACCACATTGTGGGCCCAACATTCGATCTGGTGGTGGAGCGCGTCCTGACCGTCGCCCAGGCCGAAGGTCAGGCCGACCCGATCGGGCGCGATGGTCGGCCAGCGCAGGCTGAAAGCCAGTTCGTGCTGGCCGGCGGGCAGAGGCGCCAGCGGCTGGGGCCATGAGGCCGTGTTGTCGCCGAACAGCACGGTACCGAAGCGGTCTTGCGCCTGGTAGCCGAGGATGGGGGCTGTCAGCGGTGCGTCGAGTTCCAGCCGCACCCGCCAGCTGACGCGCTCGCCCGGGGCCACGCGGCGGCGGGTCGGATCCCCGCCCACCGCACAGGCAAAGGCCGTGATGCGGGCCTGCTGTCGGCCGCTGCGGCGGGACTCGGGAATGGCCTCCCAGCTCTCGCTCAGGGCGGTCGGAGCAGGCGCGGGGGGCATCGCGGGGGAGGCTGGCCGGCTCAGCCCGCGGCACCGTCGCTGGTAGGCCGTGATGGCATCCGAGGGGCCGCCCGCGAACACCACGCGGCCCCCTTCCAGCACCAGCGCCCGGTCGGCCAGGCGCGCCACGGCCGCCATGTCGTGCGTGACCAGCAGCTTGGTGCAGCCGGCCAGGACCGTCTCCAGGTGATGAAAGCATTTCTGCTGGAACAGGAAGTCGCCCACGGCCAGCGCCTCATCGATGATCAGCACCTCGGGACGGGTGTGCACGGCCACCGCGAAGGCCAACCGGACCAGCATGCCGCTGGAGTAGGTGCGCACGGGCTGGTCGAGGAAGTCCCCGATCTCGGCGAAGGCCGCGATCGCCTCGAATTCGGCCGCCAGTTCATCCGGCCCGAGCCCGAGCAGGGCCGCATTCAACTGAACGTTTTCCCGCCCCGTGAAGTCCGGGTTGAAACCGGCACCGAGTTCCAGCAAGGCGGCCACCCGCCCGCCGACCTCGGCGGTGCCTTCCGAGGGCGCCAGCGTGCCCACCAAGAGCTGCAACAGGGTGCTCTTGCCGCTGCCGTTGCGTCCGATCAGCGCCAGCGTCTCGCCCCGCTGCGCCGAAAAACTCACGTCACGCAGGGCCCAGAAATCGTGCGGCGAGGCTCCGCCGTCCCCCCACAGCACCTCCTTGAGCCGCGCGAGGCCGGGCGCTTGCAGGCGGTAACGTTTGCCTAGCCCGTGGACGCGGATCACGGGGGGGCTGGCCGCGCCGGCTGGTTCACAGGACATCCGCGAACCCTCGCCGGGTGCGTTCAAAAAAGGCGTAACCGGCCGCGGCGATCAGGCCGGACCCCAGCCAGAGCGCCCCGACGCTGCCGGGATCCGGCCATTGCTGCCACAGGACGATCGCCCGCGTCTGTTCGATCAGCGCGGTGAGCGGGTTGAGCGCCAGCCAATCGCGATAGGGCACGGGCACGGCCGCGAGCGGATAGAAGACCGGGGAGAGGAACAGCAGCAGGGTGGTCCCCAGCCCCACCACCTGACCCACGTCGCGCAGGTAGATGCCGAGGGCCGAAAGCCCCCAGCCGCAGCCGAGGCACAGGCCCGCCAAGGGCACGAGCAGCAGGGGCAGCGTCAGCAACGCGGGTCCCAGGCCCGCCCGGGTCAGGCTCAGATAGGCGAGCAGCAGCAGCAAGCCAAGCCCCGCGTGGTACAGGGCCGTGCCCAGCGGCACCCAGGCCAGGAGCGCCAGCGGAAAGACCACCTTTTTCACATAGTTCGGATGGTTCAGCACGAGTCCTGGCGCGCGCGCCAGGCACTCGGCCAGCACGCTAAACGGCAGCAGGCCGCAATACAGCGCGGCGGCAAAACCCGCCTGCCCCGGCATGGCCTGGGGCCAGCGGGACGGAAAGACCATCCCGAAGACGAAGGTGTAGACCGCCAGCAGCAGCAGCGGCTGCAGCAGGGACCAGCCCAGCCCCAGCCAGCTGCCGCGATAGCGAGCCGCCACATCGCGGCGAACCAGCTGGGCGAGCAGGGGCAGGTGCCGCCAGGGGGGCGGCGGGCGATCGCGCCGGGCGGTCATGGCCGGGCGCCTGCGCCAGCGGTGGCGCCTGGAGAATCGAAAGCCATCTGCATCGGGCAGCCAGACATGCGACAGGAGGTCCGTGCGGTGCCGAGAAGCTCGGCGGGCGTTTCACGATCCCACGTTTGATCCAGCAGGGCAAGCACCGCTGGCGCCGCGCTTGCGGCCTCTCCCCCCAGCCCGCATCATGGCCGCATGGCGGCGACAGACACGGTGCGGGTGGCGATCATCGGGGGCGGCTTCAGCGGCACGGCGGTGGCGTGGCAGTTGCTCCGCCTTGCCGCGCCCGAGCACGCGCTCGAGCTGACCCTGATCGAACGTCAGCCGGCGGCGCTCGGACGCGGCGTGGCTTATGCCACGCGCGACCCGTTGCATCTGCTGAACACGCCGGCCGGCGAGATGAGCCTGGACCCGCAGGACCCTCAGGACCTGCTTCGCTGGTGGGCAGCCGCCGGCGGGGAGGCTGACGCCCGGGCGTTTCTGCCGCGCGGCACCTACGGCGACTACCTGGTTTCGCGTCTGAACGAAGCGGTCGAGGCCTCGCCGGCCCGCTTCCGAGTCGTACCGGGGGAAGTGGTGGGCCTCTTGCCCGAGCCGGGCGGGTTTCGCCTGCGCCTGGCGGATGGGGCCTGCCTGAATGTCGAGCAGGTGGTGCTCGCGCTGGGCTTGCGACCGCCCGGGTCCGGAGCCTGGGGGCTGACGTGGCCGGAACAGGCGCCCTGGTTCGAGCCGGATCCCTGGGCGCCCTCGGCCACGCGGCCCCTGCCCGCCGGGGAGGAGGCGTTGCTGCTCGGCACGGGCCTGACGGCTATCGACGTGGCGCTCCGCTTGCTGGGTCGTTCGGAGGCGGGACGGGTCACCTTGCTATCTCGGCGCGGTCAGGTGCCGCCCGCCTGGCAGGTGGTGGGGGTGGGGGGCGGCCTGGATGTGGCGGCGTTGCCCACCCGGATGTCGCAGCTGTGTCGCCAGCTGCGCGCCCAGGTGGCCTGGGAGGCGCAGCGCGGAGCCAGCTGGCAGGCCGTGCTGGACAGCTGGCGCCCTGACCTGAACGCGCTCTGGCAGCGCTTGCCGCTGGTCGAGCGGCGGCGCTTCCTGCGCCACGCCAAGGGCTGGTGGGAGCAGCATCGGCAGCGCCTGGCGCCGCCGGTGGCGGCGGCCTTTGAACGCGCCCGCGCCGAGGGGCGCCTGGTGGTGCAACCGGCGCGCGTGCAGCGCTTGCGCCCGAGCGGTGAGGCGGTCACGGTGGAATGGCGATCGCCCCACGGCCTGGAATCCCGGCAGGTCTCGCGGGTGGTGGTCTGCACGGGGCCGGATGGCAACCACCGACGTAACCGTCACCCGCTGGTGCTC carries:
- a CDS encoding ABC transporter permease, which produces MTARRDRPPPPWRHLPLLAQLVRRDVAARYRGSWLGLGWSLLQPLLLLAVYTFVFGMVFPSRWPQAMPGQAGFAAALYCGLLPFSVLAECLARAPGLVLNHPNYVKKVVFPLALLAWVPLGTALYHAGLGLLLLLAYLSLTRAGLGPALLTLPLLLVPLAGLCLGCGWGLSALGIYLRDVGQVVGLGTTLLLFLSPVFYPLAAVPVPYRDWLALNPLTALIEQTRAIVLWQQWPDPGSVGALWLGSGLIAAAGYAFFERTRRGFADVL
- a CDS encoding ABC transporter ATP-binding protein: MSCEPAGAASPPVIRVHGLGKRYRLQAPGLARLKEVLWGDGGASPHDFWALRDVSFSAQRGETLALIGRNGSGKSTLLQLLVGTLAPSEGTAEVGGRVAALLELGAGFNPDFTGRENVQLNAALLGLGPDELAAEFEAIAAFAEIGDFLDQPVRTYSSGMLVRLAFAVAVHTRPEVLIIDEALAVGDFLFQQKCFHHLETVLAGCTKLLVTHDMAAVARLADRALVLEGGRVVFAGGPSDAITAYQRRCRGLSRPASPAMPPAPAPTALSESWEAIPESRRSGRQQARITAFACAVGGDPTRRRVAPGERVSWRVRLELDAPLTAPILGYQAQDRFGTVLFGDNTASWPQPLAPLPAGQHELAFSLRWPTIAPDRVGLTFGLGDGQDALHHQIECWAHNVVVLENDPGVPVHGLFNVPLEALTEAEYPA
- a CDS encoding FAD/NAD(P)-binding protein: MAATDTVRVAIIGGGFSGTAVAWQLLRLAAPEHALELTLIERQPAALGRGVAYATRDPLHLLNTPAGEMSLDPQDPQDLLRWWAAAGGEADARAFLPRGTYGDYLVSRLNEAVEASPARFRVVPGEVVGLLPEPGGFRLRLADGACLNVEQVVLALGLRPPGSGAWGLTWPEQAPWFEPDPWAPSATRPLPAGEEALLLGTGLTAIDVALRLLGRSEAGRVTLLSRRGQVPPAWQVVGVGGGLDVAALPTRMSQLCRQLRAQVAWEAQRGASWQAVLDSWRPDLNALWQRLPLVERRRFLRHAKGWWEQHRQRLAPPVAAAFERARAEGRLVVQPARVQRLRPSGEAVTVEWRSPHGLESRQVSRVVVCTGPDGNHRRNRHPLVLDLLGTGLARLDPLHLGLDVDEVGCLRDEDGLPSRGLWALGPLRKGGAWESTAVPELARQAAAIAHALLPG
- a CDS encoding HAD family hydrolase, which encodes MNRSADQPAGQPLATQLPEARPEWLCLDLFDTLLARRVHPEDVKRLVCERLSRILPLGLDGGALYARRAALERRLCEANQARGLDLEFSLPEALRALWEALPPGAGVSQAQFLAWGEALEVTTECALTIPDPEGLALLQQARQEGLPCCLVSDFYMPAPWLRQLLGFHDLERHFHHVIVSADTGLTKRSGRQWPGVIAALQAPPAQLVMVGDNAEADFENARAHGLQAVHLDRRARQADYAAWSRAARAPRAGAALIAEALAPTEGSVFPELALSLFCFTEALADRLLRDGVRDVFFLAREGQLLKRLFDAYQARRYPQAPFAIRSHYLEASRRATFLPSLGPLEHETFETLFRQYRRISPLEFLQSLGLEAEWPDWGDPPGLDWTRREADFPSSEAWARLRALPAFQAAYARARAASQAGLSAYLAGFARQQADERLVLVDVGWKGTIQDHLSRFLAQAPELGFRQVTGYYLGLVAPGAAGPGNEKHGLLFDLNQGSAPQAAVFNENRALFEVALGADHGAASGYARGEDGRGLVRRSPFEEAALYQQRVAPLQAQLVSRFNRLDEDLQRQIYAPDWLYAETTRHHARMVFAATPAERHWFQTIFHLENFGVFERSHFDQGETGHTLLAQARFAWQLLRTRPRGELGFWPWLRCRERGGAWLATLYRWYRLRPEVLRR
- a CDS encoding class I SAM-dependent methyltransferase, which codes for MSERPWRCHAACFEADQLNPMLAVSPWAGHRAFVYDWVVWMRPRTLVELGSHYGCSLFTFAQAAKDHRLDLAITAVDTWAGDAHTGPYDASVFALVERTRQAHFADLSLQLRRESFAAARAGVPPGSVDLLHLDGCHDYAATRADDEAWRDALAPDGVILFHDVAPDCGYGSARYWAELRAQHPHLEFLQHSYGLGLLFPKGDRRLRDFIQTGAADWLEYYRHQAEAALLGRQVQDQAHQLEARWGIMQRMEAMIQDRDAAIASQARLLEERWGVMQRMEAMIQDRDGAIASQARLLEERWAIMQQLEALIQERDAALAARRLGPSPGGHA